The Cydia pomonella isolate Wapato2018A chromosome 9, ilCydPomo1, whole genome shotgun sequence sequence AACCGGTTACTGAAGTACAACTCCTATGGAAATAGCAATAAggttcaaaatgaaaaaatgttttccgAGGCTGTGTTatccctctacggttactgagagccggcgagtcgaacgctacggAACCAGTCTAAATTTGTAATcgagatgcgtaacaaaggcgcgttaccGGAGAGCGCACTTACACTGGTtctttgagcgttggactagcccacGCTCAGGTACCAATTAAAATTATACGCCAATGACCGAATCTTTTTTCCTGCAGGTAAGTATAGtatagcacgtgcggttttacatACCTAATTACAATAGAAAAGAGGTACGGGTTTTGCGGGTAGAGTTAGAGGTACGGGCTAGCTTGAAAACTAACGCCTATATTTGGATCATCAAAAGACCGAAAAGAACTCAAAAAGAGTAGATACAACGAGTGCGTATAAAGTTGTGTTACATTAAATTATCCtatttatttggttttattGCTTGTACCTAGCCGTGCGGCTGCATTTGGTGTTGTGCCTTGGACATTACCGCATAAGGCTCATATTGCAACGGACAGATCCCAGTCGTTATTAGTACCCTGGCAACCAGGGCCCTGTTTCATCAAGCTGATAACGCCTGATACTGACTATTCACCATACATTGCTGGTCCAAAATGTAAATATTGACGCTTCACACAGTCGTTGCTTACCGACCCATAAATGTACAGGAAATCAGCGTAAGGTGTAAATTGTCAAGTTGGTGAAATAGGGGGCCAAGAGCCATAAAATCCATAAATGGCAACCAATAGTAGACCTTACTTAGTTGTAATAAAGTGCATATGAGTGGTCAGTTCGTATACAGTGTATAATTCCTGTGGTTTTAGATGTTGTTGATTAGAGAGGAGCGCCATCTATTAAACTACCCGCAGACCAAACTCACGACCGGGGTCGTAAAACTTTTCATCCATGCTTACGTCGTCATGGCACGAGTGAGAGAGATAGAGATAAGACCTcggtcgtcagtttggtttgcggaTAGTATAGTCACAAGGAGACATGGCATCTTCATATTTTATACAAGGTGATTTGTATACagggtaatttttttactaGCCAATCTTTCCAGGTATAAGTATAATTAATTAGATATTATAACCCATCCAGTAGTCGCCATAGTGCAGCTTTGGTGTTCAAGTTTAAACTCTAATGTATAAAGTTTTCAATATACTAATAGAACAACTGGGAGCCCATTTTCAGCGCCCTCTATGCTTTAAAtctaaatacttattatatactgATAGATTGCAAGGTAAGACGAATGAATATCATTCACAATATCCCTAATTTAAGACATGAATAAGTCATTATTGTCGCAGCACTGTTAACACTTTCACTGccatttgtaaataattaaaaaaataatttgaatgggTTCAATGAAAGTGCTAAAAATTAAGCCGCTTGTACAATCATCATCAAATATAGGAGTTTATAGGAAATATTCGTCGAGATCCATATGTGTCAGCCTAGCACAAGCGCGCGCGTCGTGGTATCGCGGTGGATCTGTGCTAGGGTGTGGGTGGAAAAGTAAACTAAAGAATATGTTTTTGGCACAGGttatataagataaaaatactaCTGACCATCCTGAGTTTGTATCGCTATCAAATAAGTCAgatgtcaaaaaaataaaagacgTTTTCAAAATTATGAAGTTATAGAGGATTCAAATACTCCTATATTGGTGGCGCTGATCGTATGTTACCTTAAAGAAGTCAGTGAACGTTTAGATTAGTCTTAAACACCCCCTAAACCGAATAACATTAATTTAGGCCGTCTGTCGTATAGTAACACATTTaacgttaaaataaaactaaaataatgtacatataaAGACAGTCATCCTCGTGTCGCCCACTATACAAAATGATAGCTAAGGAAAGTAGAATCTAGATGTATTTCTAATTGAGTTGAATTTGTTCGAAATTGTTTCGAGACAAGAAATGCTACTTTGTTTCAATGAAGGTTCATGTTTGATTAAAACGGAATGTACATCGCAATGTACATTGGGCGGCACCAGAGTATACTGACTATGAATGAAACTCGTCATTTGTAGATACGTTGGTCAtaccacaaaacaaaaatttGTTGCCCAAAAATGTGTCTTTGCCCTAAGTTGAATGTTTGTGCAGTTTTGAGGTAAAAGGTCGTCACCAGATTATTGGGCGTCAGTAGGGCGCGGATGCCATAATAATGCAGTTAACAACCGTCTTTAACCCTTTGACAGACACACACACCAACAAATAACTCGTTCCTAATACAACTAACCGAACAAAATTGTgcaaatcaaataaattaaaaaaacaacacaaTAACACAACAATAAATATCGTAAAGTACTACAAACCcagaaaataaataggtatcgcCACAGAttctatatgtatgtatactgtAATAGCGagcgacgctaactggcgcgggcgAGTGGGACAGACGCTCCGCGCACCCGCGCCAGCAAGCGGACGCCCTTATGTGGCGAATTAAGAACTAAATATGGGACATATTATGGAGTTAAGTTGtatgcacccatatttttacacttgactgtacatatagcATCCAATAGACAGTGACGGGCAAAGTGGACAAATATATCTGAGCATGCCTTTGTTACTGTAGAAATAAGGATGTGTTCagatatatttggccactttggccgtCACTATTTATTTGATGGTGACTATAAACCAGGATACTTAGCTAGTAATCCGATTTTggtaatgtaaaatatttagatcgttttaaaatacattaaaattgtaAGCGCCCAAAATTCGTATCTCCATTCTATCTATTATAGCAAGAATTTTACAATATGGTCATTTTAATATACGAGGATATGGCTTCTTCTTAATTACACATATAATTGTGAACGAATAACAATGTGTCACTGGGTAGCCTTCACACGTCTATCCAACTACCTGTCGCCTCGTGTGATCGTTAACCTATGGAGCAAGGATATTTGCTTCGTTGTAGACTTGGAAtcacattttaattaaatactttgTATACCTATGGAAATGCACAGATATATATGTTATCCAACGCCGCATTGTTAGTAATATAGTGTCAATTTTTGACCCTTAATTACAGGTTGTAATTGGTATCGAATATCTAAGACAGTATATTACATTCGAGATACTAGATTTATGacgaaatcatttttttttaccagtaAGTTATATGTTTGGTTTTAAAATCCGATCCAAAAAAAGATtcaatttacaaattataaattaatgaatattggTTTTTAATGGGAATTTTTCATGGATTCacctaaattatttaaaaatatgtacaatgttTACTACTGGACCTAAATCAGATCTTACATTACCATTTATAAGGCATAGTTCACAATGGCATTAAGTGTTTCACTCAACTGTTAAGTTATAGCATTTGATTTTAGACTTTCATACTACAGaaataaatatgcaaattaTATGAGCAACGAACAAGTTAAAACTTgcaaatgtaaattttaaacatacCTAGGCCAAACTATTAAATTCAGTTGACTTATTAAACTGTACTGACTGCTACACTGAGAGAGCAAAAACCAGAGTAAATTTCacacatttttaaaacaaacatcAAACGCGCCTTGTTCAATTTATAgttcaatatatataataatagttttcgGCAAATGAtggacattaaaaataaatatccaatTATTCTCATAATCTGCAcaactttaaaattataaaaaacagatgttaatcatatttttaattttatcaggTGTGTACATATACACAATTACACATGCTTTAAAAATCGTTTCCATAACGGAAAAACGCGAAATAAAtggattaataatattgtaaacaaCAATTTAATCAATTACGGTTCAATTTTCCCAGAACCACACAGTCGACACTATCAGTCTAATGGAAAGAAGTACACTTTAAAAGTCATTAACTGCCAAAGAACAGTTCCGCACTTCATGAATTTGAAGACACTCCACACTATCATTTTTAGACTCATACGGGTTGCTGGACTCGGAGATGGTGTCCGGGCTGTCACAGTGGTTGAGTGGCGGGTTGTGGGTGGGCGAGGTGATGGTGAACTGGTTCATCCAGAGCTGCTTTTCTTCTACCTCCTTGCTTACAACCACAAAGAGCTCTTTTTCTTTACACTCCATCTGTTGCTTTAGGTAGGCTATGAGATCACTGCTCTGGAATGGAAAAGTAATATATTTAGAATTTACACTTACACACAGAACaatgaaaataacaatttttaataaattatgactAAAATTCATACTGGTATTATCAAGAACATACATTAAACAATTCATTTGATTGATGACCTCATACTTGTTCACCATAACTATCATTAGGTATGGGCGTGTGCAATACACTAATTATTTTTCCTTAGCCTCCAGTTATGCTAAGGTTTAAATTTTTGATGACTCTTTAGAGAATACTtatatgaataaaaacaatattcttACTCTTCCAATGAGCTGTGGTGCATCCAACTTGGAGTCCAAGTTGTAGAAGTTCCCCTGGATCTGGCGGATGGCAATCCAGTGACGACGGCGCAGGGGCAGCATCACGAAGCCAAACTTGTAGTCTGAGGGCACATTCAGAATGAACCCACAGATGTTTGATAGGTCAAGGCAGCCCGGATCTCTGAAAACATAGGTCATAGTTAGGGTTGCTATACGTCCCATATATACAGGATTGTCATCGTATTGAAGGATTGCATCCCGTATTCGCATCTGTCCTGTTTTTGTCCCATATATCGATACCGCTGTAGAATACCTAGAgaaatggtcacaatcatctctgtGTAACCAGTTTTTTTTCCTATGTCATAGTCAACTTATTTATTgagaatataatttttaaagttgaAGCATGAATGATGTGTAAATTAATAggttatatattatacaatttcaAACACATCGGTTTTTCGTCTAAAAATgagtaaaaaaatcataataatcatGTTTGTTTATCCCTTAGAACTCAGGcattaaatgtatttatatctTATACTATTAAAATACAACACTAACATAATAATGATGCCACTAGACATGGAAAGGTTAATTATAGAAGGTAGGTAAATTGTATACATAAAACTTTTTACCT is a genomic window containing:
- the LOC133521103 gene encoding josephin-2, translating into MSAKPTIYHEKQVKELCALHALNNLFQVRGTFSKNELDGICSRLSPNVWINPHRSMLGLGNYDINVIMAALQLKGCEAVWFDKRKDPGCLDLSNICGFILNVPSDYKFGFVMLPLRRRHWIAIRQIQGNFYNLDSKLDAPQLIGRSSDLIAYLKQQMECKEKELFVVVSKEVEEKQLWMNQFTITSPTHNPPLNHCDSPDTISESSNPYESKNDSVECLQIHEVRNCSLAVNDF